One stretch of Deltaproteobacteria bacterium DNA includes these proteins:
- a CDS encoding glycerophosphodiester phosphodiesterase, translated as MVNKPLIIAHRGASAYAHENTIKAFRVAIEMQADMIELDVHRTADGVLIIHHDRMFKGKLLRNLTAEEIFAAAVDDGYLIPTLEETVQYLGGRIRLNIELKEDGYEDQVVEKAMEHFKPDNVIFSSSIDSAVRTIKKSFPAVATGLVLGSRPLRGLPRSLFPEKRVHDTGVDFLAVDQRLLKFGFLRTARRLDMPIYVWTANDRKIIRGLVAEERVSGIFTDRPDLGLFLREAHLRAK; from the coding sequence ATGGTGAATAAGCCGCTGATCATAGCCCACAGAGGCGCCTCAGCCTACGCCCACGAGAATACAATCAAAGCCTTCAGGGTTGCCATTGAGATGCAGGCCGACATGATCGAGCTGGATGTCCACAGGACCGCCGACGGGGTTCTCATTATCCACCATGACAGGATGTTCAAAGGGAAATTACTCAGAAATCTGACCGCGGAAGAGATCTTCGCGGCGGCCGTGGATGATGGGTATCTTATCCCCACCCTGGAGGAGACGGTTCAATACCTGGGCGGCAGAATCCGGCTGAATATTGAGCTGAAGGAAGACGGATACGAAGATCAGGTTGTGGAAAAGGCCATGGAGCATTTCAAGCCGGACAACGTGATTTTCTCCTCTTCCATCGATTCGGCGGTAAGGACTATAAAGAAAAGTTTTCCTGCAGTTGCCACAGGCCTGGTGTTGGGGAGCAGGCCTTTAAGAGGGCTTCCCCGATCACTCTTTCCCGAGAAAAGGGTCCATGACACGGGGGTGGATTTTCTCGCCGTGGACCAGAGGCTTCTGAAATTCGGTTTTTTACGAACGGCCCGGCGGCTTGACATGCCGATTTACGTCTGGACCGCCAACGACCGTAAGATCATCAGGGGCCTGGTTGCGGAGGAGCGGGTATCCGGAATTTTCACTGACAGACCGGACCTGGGACTGTTCCTCCGGGAAGCGCACCTTCGCGCAAAGTGA